In Cryptomeria japonica chromosome 10, Sugi_1.0, whole genome shotgun sequence, a genomic segment contains:
- the LOC131051215 gene encoding uncharacterized protein LOC131051215 → MAYIKMPFGLSNAGATFQRAMDMALKGLINKFVLVYLDDISVFSRSEGISIDPERITTILALPLPTHKKGLQSFIGGINFVRRFIPNIAALLQPLTTMLKKNVVFKWTKEGTKSFADIKEALASAPTLINPNYEKDFILYAFGGVDTISAMLCQQNEGQEKPIAFFSHILQDYEMAEDTTNNHQTEEQVALILTNEEEDVASNEETDATTDNTPNQIDRILEEFHNGPAGGHLAARATTLKIMRPIQIEKPFSKWGLDFIGPINPLSGAGHKWILTTTDYFTKWTEAVTLKEANENLVMNFYQDLVSRFGTPDAIISDNALAFIGLKVSDWSVKNNVFLSASSNYYPQGNGRVELTNKNLIKIIKKYIQHNQRTWHEEMKLALWPDRMTPKRATGFLPYVLVYGKEAKLPISIEFPTHSYIKELEMLEEQPMEIRLAQLMELEETRKEAFRKLEIHHSQMKKTFDKKAVARTFNEGNLVFKWDELKS, encoded by the exons ATGGCGTACATAAAAATGCCATTTGGACTGTCTAATGcaggagccacttttcaaagagcaatggatatGGCTCTCAAAGGGCTTATTAATAAATTTGTGCTTGTATATCTAGATGACATTTCTGTTTTTTCAAGGAGT GAAGGTATTTCAATAGACCCAGAAAGAATCACAACTATTCTAGCATTGCCACTTCCAACACATAAAAAAGGCTTGCAAAGCTTTATAGGGGGAATTAACTTTGTTAGGAGATTTATACCCAACATTGCAGCATTATTGCAACCGCTAACAACAATGCttaaaaaaaatgttgttttcaaATGGACCAAGGAAGGTACCAAAAGTTTTGCAGATATCAAAGAGGCACTTGCATCAGCCCCAacactaattaatccaaattatgagAAGGATTTCATACTATATGCATTTGGAGGTGTTGATACTATCTCAGCCATGCTTTGTCAGCAAAACGAAGGACAAGAGAAACCAATTGCATTTTTCAGCCATATACTACAGGACTATGAG ATGGCAGAAGATACAACAAACAACCATCAAACAGAAGAACAAGTTGCCCTTATACTCACAAATGAAGAAGAGGATGTTGCCTCAAATGAAGAAACAGATGCAACAACTGATAACACA CCAAATCAAATTGATAGAATTTTAGAAGAATTCCATAATGGACCTGCAGGAGGTCATTTAGCAGCAAGAGCAACAACCTTGAAAATCATGAGA CCAATACAAATAGAAAAACCATTttctaaatggggattagattttattgGGCCTATTAATCCACTTTCAGGTGCAGGACATAAATGGATCCTAACaacaacagattactttaccaaatggactGAAGCAGTCACACTTAAGGAGGCAAATGAAAATTTAGTTATGAATTTTTACCAAGATCTAGTATCCAGGTTTGGTACCCCTGATGCAATTATATCAGATAATGCCTTAGCTTTTATTGGTTTAAAAGTATCAGATTGGTCTGTTAAGAACAATGTTTTTCTAAGTGCTTCATCAAATTATTACCCCCAGGGTAATGGACGGGTTGAATTAACCAATAAAAATCTGattaagatcattaaaaagtatATTCAGCATAATCAAAGAACATGGCATGAAGAGATGAAGTTAGCCCTATGGCCTGATAGGATGACACCAAAAAGAGCTACAGGTTTTTTACCTTATGTTCTAGTTTATGGCAAAGAGGCCAAATTGCCAATATCAATAGAGTTTCCAACTCATAGTTATATAAAAGAACTTGAAATGCTAGAGGAGCAACCAATGGAAATCAGGCTTGCTCAATTGATGGAGTTGGAAGAAACCAGAAAGGAAGCTTTCAGAAAGCTTGAAATTCACCAttctcagatgaagaagacatttgATAAAAAGGCAGTAGCAAGGACCTTCAATGAAGGTAATTTAGTTTTCAAATGGGATGAACTTAAAAGTTGA